The nucleotide window TCCGAGATACGGATTGCAAAAAACATAATGTCGGCAGGGTTATTGGTATGACCGCCAAAGCCCAGGGCGTGGCCTATTTCATGGAGGCAGGTCTGTCTGAGGAAGTTTTCGGTTACAGGAAGCTCTTTCATCAGAGGTACGGTCAAAAGTTTGATCGTGCCGCTGTTGATACCTTTTGAGTTAAGCGTGACATGGGTTTCGCCAGCTTCGGCGGTGTTGGCTAACTGAGTGGCGTCGCCTGTCCAGCTGCAGACTATATCAGCGCCCTGAGCGGAGGGCACAAAAGTAAAGCCCACAAGACCATTGCTGGCATTAGCCCAATTGATAAAGCTCTCCTGCAAGACTGAGTCAAAAAATGGCTTATACCCCGGGGTGCCAGCTCCTGGGGTAATGTATACCTTTATAGGCATACTTGAAGCGGGCCAGTGATAAAGCGCACCTTTGAGTTCTTTGATATAGCTGTCGCCTGTTACTGCCGCAGCGTCCACGCTGAGAGTGCCTTCGGCAATTTCTTTTTTCATCCCGGCCACTATGGCCTTTACCTTATTAACGTCAGGATGAGTGGGGAAGCGATTGATAAATTGAGTATAGGTATCGAGCGACTTTTGTACCTTACCCTGTGATTGATAGAGCCCACCCAGGGTCATCCAGGCGGGACCAAGAGATGGCTTTAAGGCCACTGCCTTCTCTAGCTCCAGTTGTGCTTCGTCAGTACGTCCGAGCTTGGCC belongs to Candidatus Obscuribacter sp. and includes:
- a CDS encoding matrixin family metalloprotease, with the translated sequence MALSFCSAVLAQPVLLQPACAQQQSYTIDGKPATQQMVDGIKLLNESIPLLQSGQNQEAVAKLSQAATFAPDVAEIHNTYGFGLAKLGRTDEAQLELEKAVALKPSLGPAWMTLGGLYQSQGKVQKSLDTYTQFINRFPTHPDVNKVKAIVAGMKKEIAEGTLSVDAAAVTGDSYIKELKGALYHWPASSMPIKVYITPGAGTPGYKPFFDSVLQESFINWANASNGLVGFTFVPSAQGADIVCSWTGDATQLANTAEAGETHVTLNSKGINSGTIKLLTVPLMKELPVTENFLRQTCLHEIGHALGFGGHTNNPADIMFFAIRISDKPPVLGPRDAKSIQMLYTNP